One region of Trichoderma breve strain T069 chromosome 7 map unlocalized scaffold00007, whole genome shotgun sequence genomic DNA includes:
- a CDS encoding mitochondrial carrier protein domain-containing protein, with protein MSASVPDALKPSTGTNWNLQFRETISQPVVAAFCGGGVAGAVSRTVVSPLERLKILFQIQSAGRDAYKLSVGQALGKMWREEGWRGFMRGNGTNCIRIVPYSAVQFSSYNFYKKNIFEPYLGTDLSPFARLVCGGLAGITSVVFTYPLDIVRTRLSIQSASFAELGTRTGKLPGMWATLVSMYKTEGGMSALYRGIVPTVAGVAPYVGLNFMVYESIRQAFTPEGEQNPSALRKLLAGAISGAVAQTCTYPFDVLRRRFQINTMSGMGYQYKSISDAVRVIVLQEGVKGLYKGIVPNLLKVAPSMASSWLSFEVTRDFLTDLKPTAEESRSL; from the exons ATGTCAGCT TCCGTACCCGACGCGCTCAAGCCTTCGACTGGCACCAATTGGAATTTGCAATTCAGGGAAACCATCTCGCAGCCAGTGGTCGCCGCCTTCTGCGGTGGAGGTGTCGCCGGCGCTGTCTCCCGGACGGTGGTGTCGCCGCTGGAGAGACTCAAGATCCTgttccagatccagagcGCCGGACGAGATGCCTACAAGCTGTCTGTCGGTCAGGCGCTGGGGAAGATGTGGAGGGAGGAAGGGTGGAGGGGCTTCATGCGAGGAAACGGGACAAACTGCATCCGCATTGTTCCCTACTCTGCTGTCCAGTTCAGCAGTTACAACTTTTACAAGAAG AACATCTTCGAGCCATATCTAGGAACTGACCTAAGCCCCTTTGCCCGCCTCGTTTGTGGTGGCCTTGCGGGCATAACATCCGTCGTCTTCACCTACCCGCTCGACATTGTCCGAACGCGCTTATCCATCCAGTCAGCGAGCTTTGCAGAGCTAGGAACGAGGACGGGCAAACTGCCGGGAATGTGGGCGACCCTTGTTTCAATGTACAAGACGGAAGGCGGCATGTCGGCATTGTATCGCGGCATTGTGCCAACTGTGGCCGGTGTTGCTCCCTAT GTTGGTCTTAACTTTATGGTGTATGAGTCAATCCGCCAGGCATTCACGCCTGAAGGCGAGCAGAACCCTAGTGCTCTTCGCAAGCTTTTGGCGGGTGCCATTTCCGGCGCAGTTGCTCAGACGTGTACCTATCCATT CGACGTACTGCGACGGCGTTTCCAGATCAACACCATGTCAGGCATGGGATACCAGTACAAATCCATATCAGACGCCGTTCGCGTCATTGTCCTCCAAGAGGGCGTCAAGGGACTATACAAGGGCATCGTCCCTAATCTCCTTAAAGTAGCTCCCAGCATGGCTTCAAGTTGGCTCAGCTTCGAGGTTACGCGTGATTTCCTGACAGATCTAAAACCGACGGCCGAGGAGAGTCGAAGTTTATAA
- a CDS encoding transcription factor TFIID complex subunit 8 c-term domain-containing protein: MSDTASRKRSVSAATPDSDPKRPRLASRDGQEQQPGTNQAEIQQDALSEWADEESISAVASMSPTVHQFARTGIQRSIAMVLSHDGFESASPEALESFTELVEQYMSSIIQEVKRLAISSRREVPIPSDFESMLKYHNIPLSSLKPHVKSRIFNQNATDRGLAVVTADDTFTSLPLLGVELSGQPDKDSKPYIPASFPGFPSTHTYRFTPQEDKRTKDSKQIREDAAKSAQLGEDALRRLVRASKMRKQKEVKSLVERDSQGKERFRLWESTMKRFMGGDRFREHADKVDIADHSMLVNADVKFSRREVSRLGKKSNAL, encoded by the exons ATGTCCGACACAGCGTCGCGTAAACGCAGCGTCTCTGCTGCTACCCCCGATTCCGATCCAAAGCGCCCGAGACTTGCGTCgcgagatggccaagagcagcaaccTGGAACGAATCAAGCTGAGATACAGCAGGATGCTCTCTCAGAATGGGCAGACGAAGAATCTATATCGGCAGTCGCTTCCATGTCTCCAACTGTGCACCAGTTTGCCCGAACTGGTATTCAACGATCTATTGCCATGGTCTTGTCGCATGATGGGTTCGAATCTGCCAGTCCCGAGGCACTGGAGAGCTTCACAGAATTGGTTGAACAGT ATATGAGCTCCATCATCCAGGAAGTCAAGCGCCTCGCAATATCGTCACGTCGCGAAGTTCCTATCCCGTCAGACTTTGAGAGCATGCTAAAATACCACAACATCCCGCTCTCATCTCTAAAACCGCACGTCAAAAGCAGAATTTTCAATCAGAATGCGACTGACCGTGGCCTTGCGGTCGTAACCGCCGACGACACATTTACCTCTCTCCCACTTCTCGGCGTCGAGCTCAGCGGCCAGCCGGACAAGGACAGCAAGCCATATATACCGGCATCTTTCCCCGGATTCCCCAGCACACACACTTACAGATTCACGCCGCAAGAGGATAAGAGGACGAAGGATTCCAAGCAAATCAGAGAAGATGCGGCGAAGAGCGCACAACTAGGCGAGGATGCTCTCCGAAGACTAGTGCGCGCTTCGAAAATGCGCAAGCAAAAGGAAGTCAAGTCCCTGGTCGAACGCGACAGCCAAGGCAAGGAGCGGTTCCGGCTATGGGAGTCAACTATGAAGCGGTTCATGGGGGGAGACCGGTTCAGAGAGCACGCCGACAAGGTGGACATTGCTGACCACAGCATGCTGGTCAATGCTGATGTCAAATTTTCCCGACGAGAGGTGTCTCGCTTGGGTAAGAAGTCAAACGCTTTATGA